A genomic stretch from Acinonyx jubatus isolate Ajub_Pintada_27869175 chromosome E2, VMU_Ajub_asm_v1.0, whole genome shotgun sequence includes:
- the MTSS2 gene encoding protein MTSS 2 isoform X3 — METAEKECGALGGLFQAIVNDMKSSYPIWEDFNSKATKLHSQLRTTVLAAVAFLDAFQKVADMATNTRGATRDIGSALTRMCMRHRSIETKLRQFTNALLESLINPLQERIEDWKKSANQLDKDHAKEYKRARHEIKKKSSDTLKLQKKARKGKGDLQPQLDSALQDVNDMYLLLEETEKQAVRRALIEERGRFCTFITFLQPVVNGELTMLGEITHLQGIIDDLVVLTAEPHKLPPASEQVIKDLKGSDYSWSYQTPPSSPSGSGSRKSSMCSLAQPAATTARLSSVSSHDSGFVSQDATYSKPPSPMPSDITSQKSSSSASSEASETCQSVSECSSPTSDWAKAGPHEQPSGTSLQRRKDRMEHPRDTEPGLASGGTLGPSGEEAPRPRMSPATIAAKHGEEVSPAASDLAMVLTRGLSLEHQKSSRDSLQYSSGYSTQTTTPSCSEDTIPSQGSDYDCYSVNGDADGEGPAEFDKSSTIPRNSNIAQNYRRLIQTKRPASTAGLPSASGAPPGVATIRRTPSTKPAVRRALSSAGPIPIRPPIVPVKTPTVPDSPGYTGPTRAGSEECVFYSDEAASPLAPDLAKASPKRLSLPNTAWASPAPEAASYPGLADDDEQQQLAANRHSLVEKLGELVAGAHALGEGQFPFPTALTATPAEETPSPPPAASSDPPAEDMLVAIRRGVRLRRTVTNDRSAPRIL; from the exons ATGGAGACGGCGGAGAAAGAGTGCGGCGCCCTGGGCGGGCTCTTTCAGGCCATCGTCAACGACATGAAG AGCTCCTATCCCATCTGGGAAGACTTCAACTCCAAGGCCACCAAGCTGCATTCCCAGCTGAG gacCACTGTGCTGGCTGCTGTGGCCTTCTTGGATGCCTTTCAGAAAGTGGCCGACATGGCCACCAACAcccgag GGGCCACACGGGACATTGGCTCAGCGCTCACGCGCATGTGCATGCGCCACCGCAGCATCGAGACCAAGCTGCGGCAATTCACCAA CGCGCTGCTGGAGAGCCTCATCAACCCGCTGCAGGAGCGCATCGAGGACTGGAAGAAGTCAGCCAACCAGCTGGACAAGGACCACGCGAAAG AATACAAACGAGCCCGGCACGAGATCAAGAAGAAGTCTTCAGACACGCTGAAGCTGCAGAAAAAAGCGCGCAAAG GGAAAGGAGATCTGCAGCCCCAGCTGGACAGTGCCCTGCAGGACGTCAACGACATGTACCTGCtgctggaagagacagagaagcaggcgGTGCGCCGGGCCCTGATCGAGGAGCGCGGCCGTTTCTGTACCTTCATCACTTTCCTGCAGCCTGTGGTG AATGGCGAGCTGACCATGCTGGGAGAGATCACCCACCTGCAGGGCATCATCGACGACCTGGTGGTGCTGACTGCGGAGCCCCACAAGCTGCCCCCCGCCAGTGAGCAG GTGATCAAAGACCTGAAAGGCTCTGACTATAGCTGGTCGTACCAGACCCCCCCATCATCGCCCAGTGGCTCCGGCTCTCGCAAGTCCAGCATGTGCAG CCTGGCACAGCCAGCCGCCACCACCGCCCGACTCTCCAGCGTCTCCTCCCACGACTCTGGCTTCGTCTCCCAGGATGCCACCTACTCCAAGCCCCCCTCACCCATGCCTTCAGACATCACCAGCCAG AAGTCCTCCAGCTCTGCGTCCTCGGAGGCCTCGGAAACCTGCCAGTCTGTTAGCGAGTGCAGCTCCCCCACCTCG GACTGGGCCAAAGCAGGTCCCCATGAGCAGCCCTCAGGCACCAGCCTGCAGAGGAGGAAGGACCGAATGGAACACCCCCGGGACACAGAGCCAGGCCTGGCCAGCGGGGGCACCCTGGGCCCCAGCGGAGAGGAGGCACCAAGACCACGCATGTCCCCTGCCACCATCGCAGCCAAG CATGGTGAAGAGGTGTCCCCAGCGGCCAGTGACCTGGCCATGGTGCTGACCCGCGGCCTGAGCCTGGAGCACCAGAAGAGCAGCCGGGACTCTCTGCAGTACTCCAGTGGCTACAGCACGCAGACCACCACGCCATCCTGCTCCGAGGACACCATCCCCTCCCAAG GCTCCGACTACGACTGCTACTCGGTGAATGGGGACGCAGATGGCGAGGGTCCGGCTGAGTTCGACAAGTCCTCCACCATCCCCCGCAACAGCAACATCGCCCAGAATTACCGCCGCCTGATCCAGACCAAGCGCCCGGCCTCCACCGCAGGGCTGCCCAGCGCCTCGGGCGCTCCCCCCGGCGTGGCCACCATCCGCCGCACGCCCTCGACCAAGCCCGCTGTGCGCCGCGCGCTCTCCAGCGCTGGCCCCATCCCCATCCGGCCGCCCATCGTCCCCGTGAAGACACCCACAGTGCCCGACTCCCCTGGCTACACAGGGCCCACACGGGCGGGCAGCGAGGAGTGCGTCTTCTACAGCGACGAAGCCGCCTCGCCCCTGGCACCAGACCTGGCCAAGGCCTCACCGAAGAGGCTGAGCCTGCCCAACACGGCCtgggccagccctgccccagaGGCAGCCAGCTACCCCGGGCTGGCGGACGACGACGAGCAGCAGCAGCTGGCCGCCAACCGGCACAGCCTGGTGGAGAAGCTCGGGGAGCTGGTGGCGGGCGCCCACGCGCTGGGCGAGGGCCAGTTCCCCTTCCCTACAGCCCTGACCGCCACCCCCGCAGAGGAGACGCCCAGTCCGCCCCCGGCAGCCTCCAGCGACCCCCCGGCCGAAGACATGCTGGTGGCCATCCGGCGCGGGGTTCGTCTCCGCAGGACCGTCACCAACGACAGGTCGGCGCCCCGCATCTTGTGA
- the MTSS2 gene encoding protein MTSS 2 isoform X1, with amino-acid sequence METAEKECGALGGLFQAIVNDMKSSYPIWEDFNSKATKLHSQLRTTVLAAVAFLDAFQKVADMATNTRGATRDIGSALTRMCMRHRSIETKLRQFTNALLESLINPLQERIEDWKKSANQLDKDHAKEYKRARHEIKKKSSDTLKLQKKARKGKGDLQPQLDSALQDVNDMYLLLEETEKQAVRRALIEERGRFCTFITFLQPVVNGELTMLGEITHLQGIIDDLVVLTAEPHKLPPASEQVIKDLKGSDYSWSYQTPPSSPSGSGSRKSSMCSAPSSSSSAKGGGAPWPGGAQTYSPSSTCRYRSLAQPAATTARLSSVSSHDSGFVSQDATYSKPPSPMPSDITSQKSSSSASSEASETCQSVSECSSPTSDWAKAGPHEQPSGTSLQRRKDRMEHPRDTEPGLASGGTLGPSGEEAPRPRMSPATIAAKHGEEVSPAASDLAMVLTRGLSLEHQKSSRDSLQYSSGYSTQTTTPSCSEDTIPSQGSDYDCYSVNGDADGEGPAEFDKSSTIPRNSNIAQNYRRLIQTKRPASTAGLPSASGAPPGVATIRRTPSTKPAVRRALSSAGPIPIRPPIVPVKTPTVPDSPGYTGPTRAGSEECVFYSDEAASPLAPDLAKASPKRLSLPNTAWASPAPEAASYPGLADDDEQQQLAANRHSLVEKLGELVAGAHALGEGQFPFPTALTATPAEETPSPPPAASSDPPAEDMLVAIRRGVRLRRTVTNDRSAPRIL; translated from the exons ATGGAGACGGCGGAGAAAGAGTGCGGCGCCCTGGGCGGGCTCTTTCAGGCCATCGTCAACGACATGAAG AGCTCCTATCCCATCTGGGAAGACTTCAACTCCAAGGCCACCAAGCTGCATTCCCAGCTGAG gacCACTGTGCTGGCTGCTGTGGCCTTCTTGGATGCCTTTCAGAAAGTGGCCGACATGGCCACCAACAcccgag GGGCCACACGGGACATTGGCTCAGCGCTCACGCGCATGTGCATGCGCCACCGCAGCATCGAGACCAAGCTGCGGCAATTCACCAA CGCGCTGCTGGAGAGCCTCATCAACCCGCTGCAGGAGCGCATCGAGGACTGGAAGAAGTCAGCCAACCAGCTGGACAAGGACCACGCGAAAG AATACAAACGAGCCCGGCACGAGATCAAGAAGAAGTCTTCAGACACGCTGAAGCTGCAGAAAAAAGCGCGCAAAG GGAAAGGAGATCTGCAGCCCCAGCTGGACAGTGCCCTGCAGGACGTCAACGACATGTACCTGCtgctggaagagacagagaagcaggcgGTGCGCCGGGCCCTGATCGAGGAGCGCGGCCGTTTCTGTACCTTCATCACTTTCCTGCAGCCTGTGGTG AATGGCGAGCTGACCATGCTGGGAGAGATCACCCACCTGCAGGGCATCATCGACGACCTGGTGGTGCTGACTGCGGAGCCCCACAAGCTGCCCCCCGCCAGTGAGCAG GTGATCAAAGACCTGAAAGGCTCTGACTATAGCTGGTCGTACCAGACCCCCCCATCATCGCCCAGTGGCTCCGGCTCTCGCAAGTCCAGCATGTGCAG CGCCCCCAGCAGCAGTAGCAGTGCCAAGGGTGGCGGAGCCCCATGGCCTGGGGGTGCCCAAACATACTCACCCAGTTCCACCTGTCGCTACCGCAGCCTGGCACAGCCAGCCGCCACCACCGCCCGACTCTCCAGCGTCTCCTCCCACGACTCTGGCTTCGTCTCCCAGGATGCCACCTACTCCAAGCCCCCCTCACCCATGCCTTCAGACATCACCAGCCAG AAGTCCTCCAGCTCTGCGTCCTCGGAGGCCTCGGAAACCTGCCAGTCTGTTAGCGAGTGCAGCTCCCCCACCTCG GACTGGGCCAAAGCAGGTCCCCATGAGCAGCCCTCAGGCACCAGCCTGCAGAGGAGGAAGGACCGAATGGAACACCCCCGGGACACAGAGCCAGGCCTGGCCAGCGGGGGCACCCTGGGCCCCAGCGGAGAGGAGGCACCAAGACCACGCATGTCCCCTGCCACCATCGCAGCCAAG CATGGTGAAGAGGTGTCCCCAGCGGCCAGTGACCTGGCCATGGTGCTGACCCGCGGCCTGAGCCTGGAGCACCAGAAGAGCAGCCGGGACTCTCTGCAGTACTCCAGTGGCTACAGCACGCAGACCACCACGCCATCCTGCTCCGAGGACACCATCCCCTCCCAAG GCTCCGACTACGACTGCTACTCGGTGAATGGGGACGCAGATGGCGAGGGTCCGGCTGAGTTCGACAAGTCCTCCACCATCCCCCGCAACAGCAACATCGCCCAGAATTACCGCCGCCTGATCCAGACCAAGCGCCCGGCCTCCACCGCAGGGCTGCCCAGCGCCTCGGGCGCTCCCCCCGGCGTGGCCACCATCCGCCGCACGCCCTCGACCAAGCCCGCTGTGCGCCGCGCGCTCTCCAGCGCTGGCCCCATCCCCATCCGGCCGCCCATCGTCCCCGTGAAGACACCCACAGTGCCCGACTCCCCTGGCTACACAGGGCCCACACGGGCGGGCAGCGAGGAGTGCGTCTTCTACAGCGACGAAGCCGCCTCGCCCCTGGCACCAGACCTGGCCAAGGCCTCACCGAAGAGGCTGAGCCTGCCCAACACGGCCtgggccagccctgccccagaGGCAGCCAGCTACCCCGGGCTGGCGGACGACGACGAGCAGCAGCAGCTGGCCGCCAACCGGCACAGCCTGGTGGAGAAGCTCGGGGAGCTGGTGGCGGGCGCCCACGCGCTGGGCGAGGGCCAGTTCCCCTTCCCTACAGCCCTGACCGCCACCCCCGCAGAGGAGACGCCCAGTCCGCCCCCGGCAGCCTCCAGCGACCCCCCGGCCGAAGACATGCTGGTGGCCATCCGGCGCGGGGTTCGTCTCCGCAGGACCGTCACCAACGACAGGTCGGCGCCCCGCATCTTGTGA
- the MTSS2 gene encoding protein MTSS 2 isoform X2 — METAEKECGALGGLFQAIVNDMKSSYPIWEDFNSKATKLHSQLRTTVLAAVAFLDAFQKVADMATNTRGATRDIGSALTRMCMRHRSIETKLRQFTNALLESLINPLQERIEDWKKSANQLDKDHAKEYKRARHEIKKKSSDTLKLQKKARKGKGDLQPQLDSALQDVNDMYLLLEETEKQAVRRALIEERGRFCTFITFLQPVVNGELTMLGEITHLQGIIDDLVVLTAEPHKLPPASEQVIKDLKGSDYSWSYQTPPSSPSGSGSRKSSMCSAPSSSSSAKGGGAPWPGGAQTYSPSSTCRYRSLAQPAATTARLSSVSSHDSGFVSQDATYSKPPSPMPSDITSQDWAKAGPHEQPSGTSLQRRKDRMEHPRDTEPGLASGGTLGPSGEEAPRPRMSPATIAAKHGEEVSPAASDLAMVLTRGLSLEHQKSSRDSLQYSSGYSTQTTTPSCSEDTIPSQGSDYDCYSVNGDADGEGPAEFDKSSTIPRNSNIAQNYRRLIQTKRPASTAGLPSASGAPPGVATIRRTPSTKPAVRRALSSAGPIPIRPPIVPVKTPTVPDSPGYTGPTRAGSEECVFYSDEAASPLAPDLAKASPKRLSLPNTAWASPAPEAASYPGLADDDEQQQLAANRHSLVEKLGELVAGAHALGEGQFPFPTALTATPAEETPSPPPAASSDPPAEDMLVAIRRGVRLRRTVTNDRSAPRIL, encoded by the exons ATGGAGACGGCGGAGAAAGAGTGCGGCGCCCTGGGCGGGCTCTTTCAGGCCATCGTCAACGACATGAAG AGCTCCTATCCCATCTGGGAAGACTTCAACTCCAAGGCCACCAAGCTGCATTCCCAGCTGAG gacCACTGTGCTGGCTGCTGTGGCCTTCTTGGATGCCTTTCAGAAAGTGGCCGACATGGCCACCAACAcccgag GGGCCACACGGGACATTGGCTCAGCGCTCACGCGCATGTGCATGCGCCACCGCAGCATCGAGACCAAGCTGCGGCAATTCACCAA CGCGCTGCTGGAGAGCCTCATCAACCCGCTGCAGGAGCGCATCGAGGACTGGAAGAAGTCAGCCAACCAGCTGGACAAGGACCACGCGAAAG AATACAAACGAGCCCGGCACGAGATCAAGAAGAAGTCTTCAGACACGCTGAAGCTGCAGAAAAAAGCGCGCAAAG GGAAAGGAGATCTGCAGCCCCAGCTGGACAGTGCCCTGCAGGACGTCAACGACATGTACCTGCtgctggaagagacagagaagcaggcgGTGCGCCGGGCCCTGATCGAGGAGCGCGGCCGTTTCTGTACCTTCATCACTTTCCTGCAGCCTGTGGTG AATGGCGAGCTGACCATGCTGGGAGAGATCACCCACCTGCAGGGCATCATCGACGACCTGGTGGTGCTGACTGCGGAGCCCCACAAGCTGCCCCCCGCCAGTGAGCAG GTGATCAAAGACCTGAAAGGCTCTGACTATAGCTGGTCGTACCAGACCCCCCCATCATCGCCCAGTGGCTCCGGCTCTCGCAAGTCCAGCATGTGCAG CGCCCCCAGCAGCAGTAGCAGTGCCAAGGGTGGCGGAGCCCCATGGCCTGGGGGTGCCCAAACATACTCACCCAGTTCCACCTGTCGCTACCGCAGCCTGGCACAGCCAGCCGCCACCACCGCCCGACTCTCCAGCGTCTCCTCCCACGACTCTGGCTTCGTCTCCCAGGATGCCACCTACTCCAAGCCCCCCTCACCCATGCCTTCAGACATCACCAGCCAG GACTGGGCCAAAGCAGGTCCCCATGAGCAGCCCTCAGGCACCAGCCTGCAGAGGAGGAAGGACCGAATGGAACACCCCCGGGACACAGAGCCAGGCCTGGCCAGCGGGGGCACCCTGGGCCCCAGCGGAGAGGAGGCACCAAGACCACGCATGTCCCCTGCCACCATCGCAGCCAAG CATGGTGAAGAGGTGTCCCCAGCGGCCAGTGACCTGGCCATGGTGCTGACCCGCGGCCTGAGCCTGGAGCACCAGAAGAGCAGCCGGGACTCTCTGCAGTACTCCAGTGGCTACAGCACGCAGACCACCACGCCATCCTGCTCCGAGGACACCATCCCCTCCCAAG GCTCCGACTACGACTGCTACTCGGTGAATGGGGACGCAGATGGCGAGGGTCCGGCTGAGTTCGACAAGTCCTCCACCATCCCCCGCAACAGCAACATCGCCCAGAATTACCGCCGCCTGATCCAGACCAAGCGCCCGGCCTCCACCGCAGGGCTGCCCAGCGCCTCGGGCGCTCCCCCCGGCGTGGCCACCATCCGCCGCACGCCCTCGACCAAGCCCGCTGTGCGCCGCGCGCTCTCCAGCGCTGGCCCCATCCCCATCCGGCCGCCCATCGTCCCCGTGAAGACACCCACAGTGCCCGACTCCCCTGGCTACACAGGGCCCACACGGGCGGGCAGCGAGGAGTGCGTCTTCTACAGCGACGAAGCCGCCTCGCCCCTGGCACCAGACCTGGCCAAGGCCTCACCGAAGAGGCTGAGCCTGCCCAACACGGCCtgggccagccctgccccagaGGCAGCCAGCTACCCCGGGCTGGCGGACGACGACGAGCAGCAGCAGCTGGCCGCCAACCGGCACAGCCTGGTGGAGAAGCTCGGGGAGCTGGTGGCGGGCGCCCACGCGCTGGGCGAGGGCCAGTTCCCCTTCCCTACAGCCCTGACCGCCACCCCCGCAGAGGAGACGCCCAGTCCGCCCCCGGCAGCCTCCAGCGACCCCCCGGCCGAAGACATGCTGGTGGCCATCCGGCGCGGGGTTCGTCTCCGCAGGACCGTCACCAACGACAGGTCGGCGCCCCGCATCTTGTGA